A single window of Caldicellulosiruptor bescii DSM 6725 DNA harbors:
- a CDS encoding ATP-binding protein, with the protein MDQAVQREEVCPVCGSKLWTEVEIFGVVRKLPCACECQKQEYRRQQQLQEAREKALRLERLRNFSLMDKKFESCTFENFKIDSENERFYRLARNYCQQFEEMKKQNVGLLFYGPPGTGKTFLAFCIANHLIERFYPVIAVSTIGFLAKLKQLYSLSTGEMEIEVLNNFKNADLIVLDDLGAESSTGWAVEKLYMLVDMRYRDEKPLIVTTNYGLEELKEKLGIRIFDRLIEMCCPVEIGGTSRRLKSAYQKAQVVNKLLGE; encoded by the coding sequence TTGGACCAAGCAGTACAGCGTGAAGAAGTATGTCCTGTATGTGGCAGCAAGCTCTGGACTGAAGTTGAGATATTCGGGGTAGTGAGAAAACTTCCGTGTGCATGTGAATGCCAGAAGCAGGAATACAGAAGGCAACAGCAGCTTCAGGAAGCAAGAGAAAAAGCTCTGAGGCTTGAGAGATTGAGAAATTTTTCGCTCATGGACAAAAAGTTTGAGTCGTGTACTTTTGAAAATTTCAAGATAGACTCTGAAAATGAGCGGTTTTATCGTCTTGCCAGAAACTACTGCCAGCAGTTTGAAGAGATGAAAAAGCAAAACGTTGGGCTTTTGTTTTATGGACCACCGGGAACGGGAAAGACATTTCTTGCGTTTTGTATTGCAAACCATCTCATTGAAAGGTTCTACCCTGTTATTGCAGTATCCACGATAGGTTTTCTTGCAAAGCTCAAACAGCTATATTCACTATCAACCGGTGAGATGGAGATTGAAGTTTTGAACAATTTTAAAAACGCTGATTTGATAGTTTTAGATGACTTAGGTGCTGAGAGTTCTACTGGCTGGGCTGTGGAAAAGTTGTACATGCTTGTGGATATGCGTTATCGTGATGAAAAGCCGCTGATTGTAACCACAAACTATGGTCTTGAAGAACTGAAAGAAAAGCTTGGAATTCGCATTTTTGACAGACTTATAGAGATGTGCTGTCCTGTAGAGATTGGAGGCACATCCAGAAGGCTCAAATCTGCTTATCAAAAGGCTCAAGTTGTGAATAAACTTCTGGGAGAGTGA
- a CDS encoding helix-turn-helix domain-containing protein → MIPGKKIKELRKLKGFSQKELAKLTGVSQSYISELEAGIKTNPSIKVIKRIAEVLEIDICQLVYERK, encoded by the coding sequence ATGATACCTGGAAAAAAAATCAAAGAACTAAGGAAGTTAAAAGGTTTTTCACAGAAAGAATTAGCAAAACTAACAGGTGTATCACAATCATACATTAGTGAGCTTGAAGCAGGAATAAAAACGAACCCGTCAATTAAAGTCATCAAAAGAATTGCTGAAGTATTAGAAATAGATATCTGTCAACTGGTTTATGAAAGGAAGTGA
- a CDS encoding helix-turn-helix domain-containing protein has protein sequence MNIGKKIAELREKYGLTRYKLSELSGVSQSALSEIERGIKQPTITTLENICKALNITLADFFAEKEPEIPPEVKSLINTVVRLSPTQIRLLDSFLKTFQPSKVIFLDDLPPEAVELFSIVKTLDSDKIKILLNIAKTFVRQEN, from the coding sequence GTGAACATTGGAAAAAAAATAGCTGAATTAAGAGAGAAATATGGACTGACAAGATACAAACTGTCAGAACTTTCCGGTGTATCTCAATCTGCTTTGTCGGAAATCGAGCGAGGAATAAAACAGCCAACTATTACAACTTTAGAGAATATCTGTAAGGCACTCAATATAACCCTTGCTGACTTTTTTGCTGAAAAAGAACCTGAAATTCCACCTGAAGTCAAAAGCCTGATTAACACAGTAGTAAGATTAAGTCCGACACAAATAAGGTTACTGGATAGCTTTTTAAAAACTTTTCAGCCCAGTAAAGTTATATTTCTTGATGATTTGCCACCAGAAGCTGTTGAATTGTTCTCCATTGTAAAGACTCTCGACAGCGATAAAATTAAAATATTGCTCAA
- a CDS encoding radical SAM family protein, producing the protein MEGVIRKQLLYRTGVEYGDYALNHVLGCAHGCKYPCYAFLMNRRFRNISYDDWIKPKLVDNTIELLEKELPKLRGKAKYINMCFATDPFMYNQPEVIKLSCDVIALINSFGIPVRTLTKGVYTLVVAKVSNHPENSFGVTLVSLSEEFRRKYEPNAAPVSERIKSLFAMHKCGIRTWVSIEPYPTPDIIAQDIDELLESVSFVDRIVFGRWNYGKLNYPDPDRFYREMAFKVLEFGKKEGIEVVIKKEVRISG; encoded by the coding sequence ATGGAAGGAGTTATCAGGAAACAACTGCTGTACAGAACCGGTGTTGAATACGGCGACTATGCCCTGAACCATGTCCTTGGCTGTGCTCACGGTTGCAAATATCCCTGCTATGCATTTTTGATGAACAGGCGCTTTAGAAACATTAGCTATGATGATTGGATAAAACCAAAACTGGTAGACAACACGATTGAACTCTTGGAGAAGGAGTTGCCAAAACTCAGGGGAAAAGCCAAGTACATCAACATGTGTTTTGCAACAGATCCTTTTATGTACAATCAGCCAGAAGTTATAAAACTCTCCTGCGATGTGATTGCACTCATCAACTCTTTTGGTATTCCTGTGCGGACATTAACCAAAGGCGTATATACATTGGTTGTAGCGAAAGTTTCGAATCATCCGGAGAACAGTTTTGGGGTAACACTTGTATCGTTGTCAGAGGAATTCAGAAGAAAGTATGAACCGAACGCAGCACCTGTTAGCGAAAGGATTAAAAGTCTTTTTGCAATGCACAAATGTGGTATCAGAACATGGGTTAGTATCGAGCCTTATCCCACGCCAGATATCATAGCACAGGACATAGATGAGCTCCTTGAAAGTGTCAGTTTTGTCGACAGGATAGTGTTTGGACGGTGGAATTATGGAAAACTCAACTATCCAGACCCGGACCGGTTTTATCGTGAGATGGCTTTTAAAGTGCTTGAGTTTGGGAAGAAGGAAGGGATAGAAGTAGTGATTAAGAAAGAAGTCAGGATTTCAGGATAA